One stretch of Lucilia cuprina isolate Lc7/37 chromosome 6, ASM2204524v1, whole genome shotgun sequence DNA includes these proteins:
- the LOC111687323 gene encoding PDZ domain-containing protein GIPC3 translates to MPLFTKKIPKIPDTNTAVYDNNNGTLANGKQNTMNGHSGKVANQNMTESNVTKPQLVFHCQLAHGSPTGLITGFASVRELYKKIAECYEIPADEILFCTLNSHKVDMSKLLGGQIGLDDFIFAHRKGQPKEIEILKSEDALGLTITDNGAGFAFIKRIKEGSVIDRIEHILVGDHIEKLNGVTMVGKRHYEVARLLKEIPTGSTFTLRLVEPMKSGFQGIGPRSQSRMPSGRGGYGSGKETLRFKANGNVEIEEKFDDSTQAGIEAINNLLESFMGINDTELATQIWDLGSDKTNSMDFAEAIDNSDLESFGFTDDFIIELWGAITDARRKKAAKNL, encoded by the coding sequence atgccATTATTCACCAAGAAAATACCCAAAATACCCGATACCAATACGGCTGTATATGACAATAATAACGGTACCTTAGCAAATGGCAAACAGAATACAATGAACGGTCACAGTGGTAAAGTTGCCAATCAAAATATGACCGAATCAAATGTCACAAAACCACAATTAGTATTTCACTGTCAATTGGCCCATGGCAGTCCAACAGGTTTAATAACCGGTTTTGCTAGTGTAAGAgaattatataagaaaattgcCGAATGTTATGAGATACCAGCCGATGAAATCTTATTCTGTACACTTAACTCACACAAGGTGGATATGTCGAAATTGCTGGGCGGTCAGATAGGATTGGATGATTTTATATTTGCCCATCGTAAAGGACAGccaaaagaaattgaaattctTAAATCCGAAGATGCTTTGGGTCTAACAATTACCGATAATGGTGCTGGTTTTGCATTTATTAAACGTATTAAAGAGGGTTCGGTAATCGATCGCATCGAACATATATTGGTGGGAGATCATATAGAGAAATTAAATGGTGTTACTATGGTGGGTAAACGTCATTATGAGGTCGCTAGATTGCTAAAAGAAATACCCACCGGGTCAACATTTACCTTGCGTTTGGTGGAGCCCATGAAGAGTGGTTTCCAGGGTATAGGACCACGCTCACAATCACGCATGCCCTCGGGACGTGGTGGTTATGGCAGTGGCAAAGAGACCTTACGTTTTAAGGCCAATGGCAATGTAGAAATAGAGGAAAAATTCGATGATTCAACGCAGGCGGGTATAGAGGCCATAAATAATTTACTCGAATCATTTATGGGCATCAACGATACCGAATTGGCCACCCAAATCTGGGATCTGGGTAGTGATAAAACAAATTCCATGGATTTTGCCGAGGCCATTGATAATTCCGATTTAGAATCATTTGGTTTTACCGATGATTTCATCATAGAACTTTGGGGTGCTATAACAGATGCCAGACGTAAAAAGGCCGccaaaaatttgtaa